The Sphingomonas sp. HF-S4 sequence CAGATGCTAGACGGTCGCGACATCGTGATCGCCGGCCCCAGCGCGCCGGGCACCGATGCGCTCGCCGCCGCACGCGCGCTGGGTGCGCAGCTGCTCGTCGTCCAGTCCGAGGCGGACGATCGGACGATCGAGCAGATCTTCGCGCTCCCCGAGCTGACCATCCTGATGATCTCGAGCGACGGGCGCCAGGGCCGGATCGTCAGCTTCGCCCAGCAACCGGTGTCGCTCGATCGCGCGTCGATGGCGGTGCTGGTCGCGCCCAGCGCGGGACACGCCTGATGGCGAACTATCGCGCCATCGCCGCCGCCAGCACCACCATCCTGGGGCTGCTGCGCGATCGCTTCCCCAATGGCGATTTCGGCGGGCCGCTGACGATCGAGCTGTACCAGGCCAAGGACTTCGCCACGCCGATGAAGGAGGGGATCGCGATCTGCCTGTGGCGCGTCGCCCCCAACATCTCGCGCCGGGCGCTCGGCCCGCGTACCGACATCCACGGCCGGCGCTTCAAGCCTTCGCTGCCGATCGACCTCTTCTACCTGCTCGTGCCCTATGCCGACGATGCCGAGCGCCAGCAGCGGCTGCTCGGCTGGATGCTGCGCGCGATGCACGAGCTGGGCCCGCTGGTCGCCAGCGAGCTCAACCATTTCCTCGCCGAGAGCGACATCTTCGCGGAGGCCGAGACGCTCGACATGGTCAACGATCCGCTGGCGATCGCCGACCAGCTGACGCTGTGGGACCGGATCAAGCACATGCCCCCCGCAGCGACCTATGCGATGCGGATGCTGCTGCTCGACAGCGACGAGACGCTCGACGAATATCCCATCGTCACCGAGCGCGCGATCGACCTGGGCGTGCTCGCATGATCGCGGTGCGCGTCCTCGACCGGATCTCGCGGCCCGCGCCGATCGGCATCCGCTTCCGCGATGTCGCGACCGGCGGGTTCGTCGGCGACGGGCTGCGCGTGACGGTCACCTCGGTGCGCAATCCCGCGCGCCGCGCGCTGCTCGAGGCCAATGCCAAGGCGGTGTGGTACGCGAACCGCTTCCCCGGATTCTCGGACGCAGCGTTGGGCGGCCCCGATTGGGAAGCACTCCAGCAGCCCTGCCTGGTCGAAGTCGACGACGCGTATGGCCGCTTCCTGCCGCTGCGCATCGTGCTCGATTTGCCCCAGCGCGGGCTGGTCGACTGGCCGGGCTGGGGCGATCTGCCGCCTGATCCGCTATTGCCGCTCGCCAATGACGACAGCCCGCCGGCGATCTCGCCCGAGACGCTGCCGCTCTTCTCGGCGCCCGGGCGAAGCCTGCCCGCGCCGCTCGCCGAGATACGCTGCCAGCTCGAGCGCGACGATGGCGGTCCCGCAGCCTGGGCGCTGCTCACCGCGTCGCATGGCGGCACCGTCCGCGCGATCGGCCAGGCCGATGCGCAGGGCAGGGCAGTCCTTTTCTTCGCCTATCCCGAGCGTCCGCGACCCTCGCTCGCCACCTCGCCGCCGGCGATTACCGACTTCCGCTGGTCGATCGAGCTCGCCGCTTATTGGGACGGTCTCGATCCCGCCGAGCCGCCCGAATTCGCCGCGCTGATGGCGCAGCTCGATCATCCGCGCACGCTGTTCGCATCCACCGCTTCGCCGCCCGAGCCGCTGCCCTCGCAACTGCTCAGCTTCGGGCGCGGCCTCGTGCTGCGCACCGAATCCACTCCCGATGGCCCGTCCTCCTCTCTCCTCATGGCGGCGTCATGAAACACCAAGGAGAAAACTGATGCCCGAATATCTCGCGCCTGGCGTGTTCGTGGAGGAAGTCTCCTTCCGCGCGAAATCGATCGAAGGCGTTTCCACCACCACCACCGGCTTCGTCGGCGCGACGCGCTATGGCCCGATCGACATCGAGCCCGAGATCGTCACCAGCCTGGTCGAGTTCGAACGCGCCTATGGCGGCAAGTCCAAGCTCACCTTCTCCGACGGCGGCGAGACCGACAACTACACCTGGAACGCCGTCCGCGCGTTCTTCGAAGAGGGCGGCAAGCGCTGCTATGTCGCCCGCGCCTACACCCCCTCGGCAGACACGCCGTGGGATGGCTATGCCATCGCCGACACCGCCACGATCGAGGACGGCTCGCCCCCCGACCAGCTCGACTTCGCGGTGCGTGCGCGCTTCCCCGGCCAGGCCGGCAATGGCCGCGTCACCTTCACCCTCGCGCTCGGGCAGAACCGGCTCGCGCGCAATCCCGACGACACCGTATCGCTGAAGGGCACTGCCGACCGCGACGTGGTCTGGGTCGGCGCGCCGGTCAACGGCTTCCGCCTGCTGCTGTGGGACCAGCTCAACCGCGTCTGGAAGCTCGGCGAGGCCGACGACACGCTCGACAGCGCCGACGAGGTCGGACCGCTGTTCCCGGCGCCGGCGGATCCCGACGACGACGATCTCGATATCCGCGTGGTCACCGTCACGGTCACGGTCGAGCCGCTGACCAACGACCTGCCGACCTTCGTCGCCACCGAGCTGCCGCTCGATCCGCTCCACGAGCGGGGCGGCGCGCCGGATTCGCTGTTCGCCTATTTCGCCGAAACCCCGGCGAGCCTGTCGCGGGCGCGGACGATCCCGATCGTGATCGGCGCCTATGCCAATAACGGTCTCGATGTGCTCGACGATCTGCGCGACCTGCACGATCTAAACGTGCTGACCTCGCCGCCCGAGCAGCTCGACACGCTGCTGCGCGATCCCGAAAGCAGCAACGCCGCGCGCAGCGTCGTCGTGCGGCTCACCGGCGGCCATGACGGCGCGACGCCGCTCCCCATCGCCTATGCCGGCGAGACCAATGCGACGACCAATCGCTCCAGCGGGCTCGTCGCGTTCGAGGCGCTGGAGGACATCTCGATCGTCGCCGCGCCGGGCGGGATGGTGACCGAGACGCCGCGCTCGCGGGCGATCATCGCCAATTTGATCGGGCATGCCGAGCGGATGAAATACCGGATCGCGGTGATCGACAGCGCCAAGGGCCAGACGATCTCCGAGGTGCGCGCGCTGCGGGCGCTCTACGACAGCAGCCACGCGGCATTCTATTATCCCTGGGTGCGGATCCTCGATCCGCTGACGGGGCAGGAGAACCATTACCCGCCCTGCGGCTTCGTCGCCGGCATCTATGCCCGCAACGACACCAATCGCGCAGTCTACAAGGCGCCGGCCAACGAAGTCGTGACCCTCGCGATCGGCTTCGAGACCCTGCTCAACAAGGCGCATCAGGAGGTGCTGAACCCGGAAGGGATCAACTGCTTCCGCTTCTTCGAGGGCCGCGGCATGCGGCTCTGGGGCGCGCGGACGATGTCGAGCGATCCCGAGTGGAAATACGTCAATCTGCGGCGCTATTTCGCCTATCTCGAACGCTCGATCGACAAGGGCACCCAATGGGCGGTGTTCGAGCCCAATGGCGAGCGGCTCTGGGCGAACGTCCGCTCGACGATCCAGGATTTCCTGCTCAACGAGTGGCAGAACGGCGCGCTGCTGGGCGACAAGCCCGACAAGGCCTT is a genomic window containing:
- a CDS encoding Pvc16 family protein, coding for MANYRAIAAASTTILGLLRDRFPNGDFGGPLTIELYQAKDFATPMKEGIAICLWRVAPNISRRALGPRTDIHGRRFKPSLPIDLFYLLVPYADDAERQQRLLGWMLRAMHELGPLVASELNHFLAESDIFAEAETLDMVNDPLAIADQLTLWDRIKHMPPAATYAMRMLLLDSDETLDEYPIVTERAIDLGVLA
- a CDS encoding phage tail sheath family protein, with product MPEYLAPGVFVEEVSFRAKSIEGVSTTTTGFVGATRYGPIDIEPEIVTSLVEFERAYGGKSKLTFSDGGETDNYTWNAVRAFFEEGGKRCYVARAYTPSADTPWDGYAIADTATIEDGSPPDQLDFAVRARFPGQAGNGRVTFTLALGQNRLARNPDDTVSLKGTADRDVVWVGAPVNGFRLLLWDQLNRVWKLGEADDTLDSADEVGPLFPAPADPDDDDLDIRVVTVTVTVEPLTNDLPTFVATELPLDPLHERGGAPDSLFAYFAETPASLSRARTIPIVIGAYANNGLDVLDDLRDLHDLNVLTSPPEQLDTLLRDPESSNAARSVVVRLTGGHDGATPLPIAYAGETNATTNRSSGLVAFEALEDISIVAAPGGMVTETPRSRAIIANLIGHAERMKYRIAVIDSAKGQTISEVRALRALYDSSHAAFYYPWVRILDPLTGQENHYPPCGFVAGIYARNDTNRAVYKAPANEVVTLAIGFETLLNKAHQEVLNPEGINCFRFFEGRGMRLWGARTMSSDPEWKYVNLRRYFAYLERSIDKGTQWAVFEPNGERLWANVRSTIQDFLLNEWQNGALLGDKPDKAFFVKCDRSTMSQNDLDNGRLVCLVGVAPLRPAEFVIFRIGQWTADRKI